In Arvicola amphibius chromosome 13, mArvAmp1.2, whole genome shotgun sequence, a genomic segment contains:
- the Psmb11 gene encoding proteasome subunit beta type-11, translated as MALQDVCKWQVPDTQGLSPHLPEAGGWAVPRGCDPQTFLQTYGPRLAHGTTTLAFRFRHGVIAAADTRSSCGSYVACPASRKVIPVHQHLLGTTSGTSADCVTWYRVLQRELRLRELREGQLPSVAGTAKLLSAMMSRYRGLDLCVATALCGWDHSGPALFYVYSDGTCLQGDIFSVGSGSPYAYGVLDRSYHYDMTIQEAYTLARCAVAHATHRDAYSGGSVDLFHVQESGWEYVSRSDAYVLYMELQKAPGLELEREREQEREAEVSQVRPGPATPQDAAGGGELFVEPEEVTAEDDGITVKTEML; from the coding sequence atggctctgcaggatGTCTGCAAGTGGCAGGTCCCTGATACCCAGGGGCTATCCCCACATTTGCCTGAGGCTGGTGGCTGGGCTGTGCCCCGGGGCTGTGACCCCCAAACCTTCCTGCAGACCTACGGCCCCAGGCTGGCTCACGGCACCACCACCCTGGCTTTTCGATTCCGTCACGGTGTCATTGCCGCAGCTGACACTCGTTCCTCCTGTGGCAGCTATGTGGCATGTCCAGCCTCACGAAAGGTCATCCCTGTGCACCAGCACCTTCTGGGTACCACCTCTGGGACCTCTGCTGATTGTGTCACATGGTATCGGGTACTACAGCGGGAGCTGCGACTTCGGGAACTGAGGGAAGGTCAGCTGCCCAGCGTGGCGGGCACAGCCAAACTCTTGTCAGCTATGATGTCCCGCTACCGGGGTCTGGATCTGTGTGTGGCCACAGCCCTGTGTGGCTGGGACCACTCTGGCCCTGCACTCTTCTATGTCTACAGCGATGGCACTTGTCTGCAGGGAGACATCTTCTCTGTGGGCTCTGGCTCTCCGTATGCCTATGGTGTGCTTGACCGTAGCTACCACTATGACATGACCATTCAGGAAGCCTATACTCTGGCCCGCTGTGCTGTGGCCCATGCCACCCACCGTGATGCTTATTCAGGGGGCTCCGTGGACCTTTTCCACGTTCAAGAGTCTGGATGGGAGTACGTGTCCCGCAGTGATGCCTACGTGCTATACATGGAGCTGCAGAAAGCCCCGGGCTTGGAGCTTGAGCGGGAGCGGGAGCAGGAGCGGGAGGCGGAAGTCAGTCAAGTCCGCCCTGGGCCTGCCACTCCACAAGATGCTGCAGGAGGTGGAGAGCTCTTTGTGGAGCCAGAGGAGGTGACAGCAGAAGACGACGGGATAACAGTGAAGACTGAAATGTTGTGA